The Lolium rigidum isolate FL_2022 unplaced genomic scaffold, APGP_CSIRO_Lrig_0.1 contig_33265_1, whole genome shotgun sequence genome window below encodes:
- the LOC124681062 gene encoding tRNA-specific adenosine deaminase TAD2 isoform X1, producing MAVTGFMELALDQAKLALDNLEVPVGCVIVENGKVISSGSNKTNATRNATRHAEMEAIDVLLREWQSLGLDQPLVAEKFTGCDLYVTCEPCIMCASALAILGIREVYFGCANDKFGGCGSVMSLHESSSSDDLTGRQDTRPRGFKCTGGIMAEEAVALFRNFYEQGNPNAPKPHRPVRVDQQ from the exons ATGGCAGTGACGGGGTTTATGGAGCTTGCGCTTGACCAG GCCAAGCTTGCGCTGGACAACCTCGAGGTTCCTGTAGG ATGTGTGATTGTGGAGAATGGGAAGGTTATTTCGTCTGGTAGCAACAAGACCAATGCCACCCGAAAC GCTACCAGACATGCTGAGATGGAAGCAATCGATGTCCTTCTCCGTGAGTGGCAGAGTCTTGGCCTTGACCAGCCACTAGTTGCGGAGAAGTTCACAGGATGCGACCTCTATGTCACGTGTGAGCCCTGCATAATGTGTGCTTCAGCATTAGCAATACTAG GAATAAGGGAAGTATACTTCGGTTGTGCGAATGATAAATTTGGAGGATGTGGATCAGTCATGTCACTGCATGAGAGTTCTTCGTCAGATGATTTGACAGG GAGGCAAGATACCAGACCAAGAGGTTTTAAATGTACCGGGGGGATAATGGCAGAAGAGGCAGTAGCTCTTTTCAGGAATTTCTATGAACAAGGAAACCCGAATG CGCCGAAGCCTCACAGACCTGTCCGAGTAGATCAGCAATGA
- the LOC124681062 gene encoding tRNA-specific adenosine deaminase TAD2 isoform X2 produces the protein MAVTGFMELALDQAKLALDNLEVPVGCVIVENGKVISSGSNKTNATRNATRHAEMEAIDVLLREWQSLGLDQPLVAEKFTGCDLYVTCEPCIMCASALAILGIREVYFGCANDKFGGCGSVMSLHESSSSDDLTGQDTRPRGFKCTGGIMAEEAVALFRNFYEQGNPNAPKPHRPVRVDQQ, from the exons ATGGCAGTGACGGGGTTTATGGAGCTTGCGCTTGACCAG GCCAAGCTTGCGCTGGACAACCTCGAGGTTCCTGTAGG ATGTGTGATTGTGGAGAATGGGAAGGTTATTTCGTCTGGTAGCAACAAGACCAATGCCACCCGAAAC GCTACCAGACATGCTGAGATGGAAGCAATCGATGTCCTTCTCCGTGAGTGGCAGAGTCTTGGCCTTGACCAGCCACTAGTTGCGGAGAAGTTCACAGGATGCGACCTCTATGTCACGTGTGAGCCCTGCATAATGTGTGCTTCAGCATTAGCAATACTAG GAATAAGGGAAGTATACTTCGGTTGTGCGAATGATAAATTTGGAGGATGTGGATCAGTCATGTCACTGCATGAGAGTTCTTCGTCAGATGATTTGACAGG GCAAGATACCAGACCAAGAGGTTTTAAATGTACCGGGGGGATAATGGCAGAAGAGGCAGTAGCTCTTTTCAGGAATTTCTATGAACAAGGAAACCCGAATG CGCCGAAGCCTCACAGACCTGTCCGAGTAGATCAGCAATGA
- the LOC124681062 gene encoding tRNA-specific adenosine deaminase TAD2 isoform X3: MGRLFRLVATRPMPPETHAEMEAIDVLLREWQSLGLDQPLVAEKFTGCDLYVTCEPCIMCASALAILGIREVYFGCANDKFGGCGSVMSLHESSSSDDLTGRQDTRPRGFKCTGGIMAEEAVALFRNFYEQGNPNAPKPHRPVRVDQQ; encoded by the exons ATGGGAAGGTTATTTCGTCTGGTAGCAACAAGACCAATGCCACCCGAAAC ACATGCTGAGATGGAAGCAATCGATGTCCTTCTCCGTGAGTGGCAGAGTCTTGGCCTTGACCAGCCACTAGTTGCGGAGAAGTTCACAGGATGCGACCTCTATGTCACGTGTGAGCCCTGCATAATGTGTGCTTCAGCATTAGCAATACTAG GAATAAGGGAAGTATACTTCGGTTGTGCGAATGATAAATTTGGAGGATGTGGATCAGTCATGTCACTGCATGAGAGTTCTTCGTCAGATGATTTGACAGG GAGGCAAGATACCAGACCAAGAGGTTTTAAATGTACCGGGGGGATAATGGCAGAAGAGGCAGTAGCTCTTTTCAGGAATTTCTATGAACAAGGAAACCCGAATG CGCCGAAGCCTCACAGACCTGTCCGAGTAGATCAGCAATGA
- the LOC124681064 gene encoding paramyosin-like translates to MRRFFPFRSFTGNAGNDKPAPGHDKRNENILDEGGTNGASHSPDTRAFRSRGRYGKPGKEESPNPQLRRCLSFTATATDRHLDDRAMSFSGDVPCSMFDSSDTPRHVADVECYSWPPERHPNLGEYTIKVPKGHDVQETDSPRSRGYSCSSTGHSPLSSPVALKCRPSRLTNLLHKNEVLDLYIDRDQEADRLNEKHQQKFPIRTAASHLGRGRPPRPHSTAPSSPKSCKEIYENYYNIDNNDAYHHQLAQEGTKGSLNHKVASMCDSDGNGTNLFEGSSDNFSHPEECKSQSMTTVEDIYEDSRDPQPPCFCGSSVNPFSVTTSRCFAADTSQHDESYGFHDKNLEQDTDDKLLRRAEELDACFMVPSEEVSELKMLRDKRLNSTDLMQLIQSLIEDRKQLALELSSQIESRLTERFVAKEQYKRSKLELDTRTRKLENEKTEAQTSLELELDRRSNDWSAELARFQSEEQRLRDRVRELAEQNVSFQREVTLLESNRIDASKRINSLELQNKQLNDELEKVMNEHSSLYRSSVELHDSLTKTAEERDQIQECLKSREDNSRALHKVIARLQRASNEQEKTITGLRQGFSAELETKSVGNSESTNRMQMELLRLTGVEQKLRKEIQSCTLEVNSLRQENIGILNRLQSSGSGLSLSSLRLEQELNARVENLQIQGLSLLDGSSRLCGRLLDVLKSKSENIVSVDALAVIEYSLKYQNIKEGMDNLALGLRRIKSLLVEKHNEEDIALGIPSRHDTSSRDDFEIKLKEEALINRVLKEKLLSRELEIEQLQSDIASLGRIQDVMQDEIYRAQDELCSMTQKSKQFEVEVLKKAESIKQIQQDFQESAKELTALRCALKSVSDERDSLWQETKHLRNTVSDLQNDVALFKQKIKSLDEDIQLKEGEILLREGEISILRDSIDRPFDIICSPRSMKQFDME, encoded by the exons ATGAGAAGATTCTTTCCATTCCGCTCGTTCACAGGCAATGCCGGGAACGACAAGCCAGCCCCAGGACACGATAAAAGGAACGAGAACATATTGGATGAGGGTGGGACTAATGGTGCCTCTCATTCTCCTGATACCAGGGCGTTCAGATCGAGGGGCCGGTATGGGAAACCGGGGAAGGAGGAATCACCTAATCCGCAGCTCAGGAGATGCCTGTCGTTTACAGCCACAGCCACTGACCGTCATTTGGATGATCGGGCAATGAGCTTTTCAGGCGATGTTCCGTGTTCCATGTTTGATAGTTCTGACACGCCTCGTCATGTTGCCGATGTTGA GTGCTACTCATGGCCACCAGAAAGACATCCTAATCTAGGGGAATACACGATAAAGGTTCCGAAAGGACATGACGTACAGGAAACTGATTCACCACGTTCAAGAGGCTACTCATGCTCATCAACAGGACACTCTCCTCTTAGCTCTCCTGTTGCATTAAAATGCAGACCTTCTAGGTTGACCAATTTATTGCACAAGAATGAAGTGCTGGACCTGTACATTGATAGGGATCAAGAAGCAGACAGATTAAATGAGAAACATCAGCAGAAATTCCCCATCAGAACTGCAGCTTCTCATTTGGGCCGTGGACGGCCACCTCGACCTCATTCTACAGCTCCATCTTCACCAAAATCTTGCAAAGAAATATATGAGAACTACTATAACATCGACAATAATGATGCCTACCACCATCAACTTGCTCAGGAAGGGACAAAGGGCAGCTTGAATCACAAAGTTGCATCTATGTGTGATTCAGATGGAAATGGCACAAATCTATTTGAAGGATCTTCTGATAATTTTTCGCACCCAGAGGAGTGTAAATCACAAAGCATGACTACAGTGGAAGATATCTATGAGGACTCACGAGATCCCCAACCTCCATGTTTCTGTGGATCTTCAGTGAATCCGTTTTCAGTAACTACCTCAAGATGCTTTGCTGCCGATACTTCTCAACATGATGAATCTTATGGTTTTCATGACAAAAACTTGGAACAAGACACTGATGATAAGTTGCTTAGAAGAGCTGAAGAATTAGATGCGTGTTTTATGGTTCCTTCTGAAGAAGTGAGTGAGCTTAAAATGCTCAGGGATAAGAGACTGAACTCAACTGACTTAATGCAGCTGATTCAGAGTTTGATTGAAGACAGAAAACAATTAGCACTCGAACTGTCTTCACAGATTGAGTCACGTCTTACAGAAAGGTTTGTGGCCAAGGAACAATATAAGCGGTCCAAGCTAGAATTGGACACCAGAACTAGAAAGCTGGAAAATGAGAAGACTGAAGCACAAACTAGCTTGGAACTGGAGCTTGACAGAAGGTCAAATGATTGGTCAGCCGAGCTGGCAAGATTTCAATCTGAAGAACAGAGACTACGTGATAGAGTAAGGGAGCTAGCAGAGCAGAATGTGTCATTCCAGAGAGAAGTTACTTTGCTTGAATCAAACAGAATCGATGCTTCTAAGAGGATTAATAGTTTGGAACTGCAAAACAAACAACTGAATGATGAGCTGGAGAAAGTTATGAATGAGCACAGCAGTCTTTACAGATCCTCAGTAGAATTGCATGATAGCCTTACAAAAACTGCAGAAGAAAGGGACCAAATCCAAGAATGCTTAAAATCCAGGGAAGATAACAGCAGGGCGTTACACAAGGTGATTGCAAGGTTACAAAGGGCATCTAATGAGCAGGAGAAAACAATAACTGGGCTCAGACAAGGATTTAGTGCTGAATTAGAAACTAAATCTGTTGGAAATAGCGAAAGCACCAACAGGATGCAAATGGAACTTCTGAGACTTACTGGAGTTGAGCAAAAGCTGAGAAAAGAAATTCAGTCCTGTACCCTTGAAGTAAACTCTCTTAGGCAAGAGAACATAGGGATTTTAAATCGCCTGCAAAGCAGTGGGAGCGGATTAAGCTTATCCTCACTTCGTCTTGAACAAGAGCTTAACGCTAGAGTGGAAAACTTGCAGATTCAAGGCCTATCATTACTAGATGGTTCTAGTCGGCTTTGTGGCAGATTGTTGGACGTGCTGAAATCTAAGAGTGAGAATATTGTTAGTGTTGATGCACTAGCAGTCATCGAATACAGTTTGAAGTACCAGAACATAAAAGAAGGAATGGATAATTTAGCACTTGGTCTGCGAAGAATTAAATCTCTGTTGGTTGAAAAGCACAATGAAGAAGACATCGCATTGGGTATTCCCTCAAGACATGATACATCATCTAGG GATGACTTCGAAATTAAGCTGAAAGAAGAAGCTCTGATCAATAGAGTATTAAAGGAGAAGCTATTGTCAAGGGAACTGGAGATTGAACAATTACAGTCAGATATAGCATCTTTAGGGCGGATCCAAGATGTCATGCAAGACGAGATCTATAGAGCTCAGGACGAATTATGTTCCATGACCCAGAAGTCCAAGCAGTTTGAAGTTGAG gttttgaagaaaGCCGAGAGCATTAAACAGATACAACAGGATTTTCAGGAATCTGCAAAGGAGCTGACTGCTCTCCGGTGCGCACTTAAATCAGTGAGCGATGAAAGGGATTCCTTGTGGCAGGAAACAAAGCATTTGCGGAATACTGTTAGTGACTTGCAAAACGATGTTGCCTTGTTCAAGCAGAAGATCAAATCGCTTGACGAAGACATACAGCTGAAGGAAGGGGAGATCCTGCTTCGCGAGGGGGAGATCTCCATATTACGGGACAGTATCGACCGGCCTTTCGACATCATCTGCAGTCCCCGGTCAATGAAACAGTTCGACATGGAGTGA